The proteins below are encoded in one region of Pectinophora gossypiella chromosome 26, ilPecGoss1.1, whole genome shotgun sequence:
- the LOC126378555 gene encoding uncharacterized protein LOC126378555, with amino-acid sequence MKLLVLFCLFYFLFEIRGSFIKPNNIPRVGRSNEADGPFDQNSMGYVIKTIPNKNIPRMGRRNYDSENSFDIPKLYQVPVESEVYRDEGQLEAYYGNQYENLKR; translated from the exons ATGAAGTTGCTCGTGCTATTCTGCctgttttatttcttatttgaaATCCGCGGGTCTTTTATAAAGCCAAATAATATTCCGAGGGTTGGTCGTAGCAATGAGGCGGATGGACCGTTCGATCAGAATTCAATGGGCTACGTTATCAAAACGATTCCTAATAAAAACATACCCCGTATGGGTAGAAGGAATTACGATTCG GAAAATAGCTTTGATATACCGAAACTGTATCAAGTACCTGTCGAAAGTGAAGTATACAGAG atGAGGGACAATTAGAAGCTTATTATGGAAACCAGTACGAAAACTTAAAAAGATAA